In Pseudonocardia cypriaca, a single genomic region encodes these proteins:
- a CDS encoding CaiB/BaiF CoA transferase family protein, which translates to MTPPLQGITVVSLEQAVAAPFATRQLADLGARVIKIERPDGGDFARGYDESVHGNSSYFVWLNRSKESLTLDVKSADGRAVLGELLDRADVLVQNLGPGAAGRLGVDAASLARSHPRVIPCTVSGWGTDGPWAGRKAYDLLVQAETGVLALTGTSEHTARVGISIADIAAGMYAYSGILTALLRRATTGEVAAVEVSLFEALAEWMGSPANYTAYGGRQPARTGSDHATIAPYGPVATADGVVVLGLQNDREWRSLCAVVLEDPDLADDPRFVTNSARVEHRAELNALVEARLAHLDTDAASALLDKAGIANARLNQVRDFLDHPVLAARERWQPVDVPGGTISALRPPVDIAGVDPVMGPVPALGAHTDAILRELGRSDREIASLRDRGLV; encoded by the coding sequence ATGACGCCGCCGCTGCAGGGGATCACCGTCGTCAGCCTGGAGCAGGCGGTGGCCGCCCCGTTCGCCACCCGCCAGCTCGCCGACCTCGGAGCGCGGGTCATCAAGATCGAGCGGCCCGACGGCGGCGACTTCGCCCGCGGCTACGACGAGTCCGTCCACGGCAACTCCAGCTACTTCGTGTGGCTCAACCGCTCGAAGGAGTCGCTGACGCTCGACGTGAAGTCCGCGGACGGCCGGGCGGTGCTCGGTGAGCTGCTGGACCGGGCCGACGTGCTGGTGCAGAACCTCGGACCGGGTGCTGCCGGCCGGCTCGGCGTCGACGCGGCGAGCCTCGCTCGGTCGCACCCGCGCGTCATCCCCTGCACGGTGTCGGGGTGGGGCACGGACGGTCCGTGGGCCGGCCGCAAGGCCTACGACCTGCTCGTGCAGGCCGAGACCGGCGTGCTCGCGCTCACCGGCACGTCCGAGCACACCGCACGGGTCGGCATCTCCATCGCCGACATCGCCGCCGGCATGTACGCCTACTCCGGGATCCTCACGGCCCTGCTGCGGCGCGCCACCACCGGCGAGGTCGCCGCCGTGGAGGTGTCGCTGTTCGAGGCACTGGCTGAGTGGATGGGATCCCCGGCCAACTACACCGCCTACGGCGGCCGCCAGCCCGCCCGGACCGGCTCCGACCACGCCACGATCGCGCCGTACGGGCCGGTCGCCACCGCCGACGGCGTCGTCGTCCTCGGGCTGCAGAACGACCGGGAGTGGCGCTCGCTGTGCGCCGTCGTGCTCGAAGACCCGGACCTCGCCGACGACCCGCGGTTCGTCACCAACTCGGCGCGGGTCGAGCACCGCGCCGAGCTGAACGCGCTCGTCGAGGCCAGGCTGGCGCACCTGGACACGGACGCGGCGTCGGCCCTGCTCGACAAGGCGGGGATCGCCAACGCCCGGCTGAACCAGGTGCGAGACTTCCTCGACCACCCGGTGCTCGCGGCGCGCGAGCGCTGGCAGCCCGTCGACGTGCCCGGCGGGACGATCAGCGCGCTCCGCCCGCCGGTCGACATCGCAGGCGTCGACCCGGTGATGGGCCCGGTCCCCGCGCTCGGCGCCCACACCGACGCGATCCTGCGCGAGCTCGGCCGCA
- a CDS encoding FAS1-like dehydratase domain-containing protein has protein sequence MSRDVAQVSLTAALEGWRPGPVETTRRVDPWFADAFADLLDAPRPAQLPPLWHWFVLLDHPAGSNTGADGHPADAPFLPPIPGRRRMFAGGRLRQDAPIPLGSELSSRAGVSDVRVKTGRTGEMAFVTVRNELFVDGLPVGVEEQDVVYRSEPPGTPPRRLPPPETGGADPEGEWRAELDTDPVLLFRFSALTYNGHRIHYDQPYATRDEGYPGLVVHGPLLALLALELPRRHAPDRAVRSFEYRLVRPAFAPARIVGAGRVRGSEVDVVVAARGAGPSLTAKVGLE, from the coding sequence ATGAGCCGCGATGTCGCGCAGGTGTCGCTGACCGCCGCGCTGGAGGGCTGGCGCCCCGGGCCGGTCGAGACGACCAGACGGGTCGATCCCTGGTTCGCCGACGCCTTCGCGGACCTCCTCGACGCCCCGCGACCCGCGCAGCTGCCGCCGCTCTGGCACTGGTTCGTACTCCTGGACCACCCCGCGGGCTCGAACACCGGCGCCGACGGGCACCCGGCCGACGCGCCGTTCCTCCCGCCCATCCCCGGGCGGCGCCGCATGTTCGCCGGCGGCCGCCTCCGCCAGGACGCTCCGATCCCGCTGGGCAGCGAGCTGTCGAGCCGCGCAGGCGTCAGCGACGTCCGGGTGAAGACCGGCCGCACCGGCGAGATGGCGTTCGTGACCGTCCGGAACGAGCTGTTCGTCGACGGCTTGCCGGTCGGGGTCGAGGAGCAGGACGTCGTCTACCGCTCCGAGCCGCCGGGTACCCCGCCGCGCAGACTCCCGCCGCCGGAGACCGGGGGCGCGGATCCCGAGGGGGAGTGGCGGGCGGAGCTCGACACCGACCCGGTGCTGCTGTTCCGGTTCAGCGCCCTGACCTACAACGGGCACCGCATCCACTACGACCAGCCGTACGCCACGCGGGACGAGGGCTATCCGGGGCTCGTGGTGCACGGCCCGCTGCTGGCGCTGCTCGCGCTGGAGCTCCCGCGCCGCCATGCGCCCGACCGTGCGGTCCGGTCCTTCGAGTACCGGCTGGTCCGGCCCGCGTTCGCCCCTGCGCGGATCGTGGGCGCCGGGCGCGTGCGTGGATCGGAGGTCGACGTCGTGGTCGCTGCCCGGGGCGCCGGCCCGTCCCTCACTGCGAAGGTCGGTCTCGAATGA
- a CDS encoding bifunctional salicylyl-CoA 5-hydroxylase/oxidoreductase, which produces MRIAVIGGGPGGLYFAALAKQLGSVQGVDHEITVWERNAADDTFGFGVVFSDETLGGIEHADPVVHAAMEREFARWDDIDVHFRGQTITSGGHGFAAMGRKRLLEILQERCRELGVDVRFSTEAPEVEQLRRDHDLVVASDGLNSAVRTEYADHFRPSLDVRRCRYMWLGTDTVFEAFTFDVRETEHGVMQMHGYPFDANGSTFIVEMHDDVWRRAGFHESAALALVPGESDVRSVEAVSEIFADVLAGGRVLANNSKWISFTTVRNERWCHDNVVLLGDAAHTAHFSIGSGTKLAMEDALALAACLHEVPDVPTALVAYEAERKPVVESTQRAAQASLEWFENLGQYVHQPPLQFAFNILTRSRRVTYDNLRLRDPEFVARVDAWFADGAQPRPPMFHPFRLGELELANRVVVSPMDMYVAVDGMPTDFHLVHLGGKALGGAGLVMTEMVCVSPEGRITPGCTGIWTDEQAAAWRRITGFVHSSSQAKIGLQLGHSGPKGSTKLMWEGIDQPLESGNWPVVGPSARPYREGVNQVPKELDRAGMDAIVAEFVAATERGARAGFDLVELHCAHGYLLSSFLSPVTNRRTDEYGGPIEHRLRFPLEVFTAMREVWPADKPMTVRISATDWVEGGITLDDTLAVVRAFEQAGAAAIDVSTGQVTPDERPAFGRSYQTPFADAIRNVLKVPTIAVGVISSPDDVNTIILSGRADLCAVGRAHLYDPNWTLHAAVEQDYDGPGAAWPPPWRAGRRKPQTGRSDGPKPRLELIRRPASDGHQRWRPASALR; this is translated from the coding sequence GTGCGCATCGCAGTCATCGGTGGAGGCCCCGGCGGCCTGTACTTCGCGGCGCTGGCCAAGCAGCTCGGCTCCGTGCAGGGGGTCGACCACGAGATCACCGTGTGGGAGCGCAACGCCGCCGACGACACGTTCGGCTTCGGCGTCGTGTTCTCCGACGAGACGCTGGGCGGCATCGAGCACGCCGACCCGGTGGTGCACGCGGCGATGGAGCGGGAGTTCGCGCGCTGGGACGACATCGACGTCCACTTCCGCGGGCAGACGATCACCAGCGGTGGCCACGGCTTCGCCGCGATGGGCCGCAAGCGCCTGCTCGAGATACTCCAGGAACGCTGCCGGGAGCTCGGCGTCGACGTGCGCTTCTCCACCGAGGCGCCCGAAGTGGAGCAGCTCCGGCGTGATCACGACCTCGTGGTGGCGAGCGACGGGCTCAACTCGGCGGTGCGCACCGAGTACGCCGACCACTTCCGCCCGAGCCTCGACGTCCGCCGCTGCCGCTACATGTGGCTGGGCACCGACACGGTCTTCGAGGCCTTCACCTTCGACGTCCGCGAGACCGAGCACGGCGTCATGCAGATGCACGGCTACCCGTTCGACGCGAACGGCAGCACGTTCATCGTCGAGATGCACGACGACGTGTGGCGCCGAGCCGGCTTCCACGAGTCGGCGGCGCTCGCCCTCGTGCCCGGCGAGTCCGACGTGCGCTCGGTCGAGGCGGTGAGCGAGATCTTCGCCGACGTCCTGGCCGGCGGGCGGGTGCTCGCCAACAACTCCAAGTGGATCAGCTTCACCACCGTGCGCAACGAGCGCTGGTGCCACGACAACGTGGTGCTGCTCGGCGACGCCGCGCACACCGCCCACTTCTCGATCGGCTCGGGCACGAAGCTGGCCATGGAGGACGCGCTGGCGCTCGCGGCCTGCCTGCACGAGGTCCCCGACGTCCCCACGGCGCTCGTCGCCTACGAGGCCGAGCGCAAGCCGGTCGTCGAGTCGACCCAGCGTGCCGCGCAGGCGAGCCTGGAGTGGTTCGAGAACCTCGGGCAGTACGTCCACCAGCCGCCGCTGCAGTTCGCCTTCAACATCCTCACCCGCAGCCGCCGGGTCACCTACGACAACCTGCGGCTGCGCGACCCCGAGTTCGTCGCCCGCGTGGACGCCTGGTTCGCCGACGGCGCGCAGCCGCGGCCGCCGATGTTCCACCCGTTCCGCCTCGGTGAGCTGGAGCTGGCCAACCGCGTCGTCGTCTCCCCGATGGACATGTACGTCGCCGTGGACGGCATGCCGACCGACTTCCACCTGGTCCACCTCGGCGGCAAGGCGCTCGGCGGCGCAGGCCTGGTCATGACCGAGATGGTGTGCGTCTCGCCGGAGGGCCGCATCACGCCCGGCTGCACGGGCATCTGGACCGACGAGCAGGCGGCGGCCTGGCGGCGCATCACCGGGTTCGTCCACTCCTCGTCGCAGGCGAAGATCGGCCTGCAGCTCGGCCACTCCGGCCCCAAGGGTTCGACGAAGTTGATGTGGGAGGGCATCGACCAGCCCCTCGAGTCGGGCAACTGGCCCGTCGTCGGCCCGTCGGCGCGCCCCTACCGCGAAGGCGTCAACCAGGTGCCCAAGGAACTCGACCGCGCGGGCATGGACGCGATCGTCGCCGAGTTCGTCGCCGCCACGGAGCGGGGTGCGCGCGCCGGCTTCGACCTCGTCGAGCTGCACTGCGCGCACGGCTACCTGCTGTCGTCGTTCCTGTCGCCGGTCACCAACCGCCGGACCGACGAGTACGGCGGGCCGATCGAGCACCGGCTGCGGTTCCCCCTCGAGGTCTTCACCGCGATGCGCGAGGTGTGGCCGGCGGACAAGCCCATGACCGTCCGGATCTCCGCGACCGACTGGGTGGAGGGCGGCATCACCCTCGACGACACCCTCGCCGTCGTGCGCGCCTTCGAGCAGGCGGGGGCCGCGGCCATCGACGTGTCCACCGGGCAGGTCACCCCGGACGAGCGGCCGGCCTTCGGCCGCTCGTACCAGACGCCGTTCGCCGACGCGATCCGCAACGTGCTGAAGGTCCCCACGATCGCGGTGGGCGTCATCTCGTCGCCCGACGACGTGAACACGATCATCCTGTCCGGCCGCGCCGACCTGTGCGCCGTGGGCCGCGCCCACCTCTACGACCCGAACTGGACGCTGCACGCCGCGGTCGAGCAGGACTACGACGGGCCGGGCGCGGCGTGGCCCCCGCCCTGGCGGGCGGGGCGGCGCAAGCCCCAGACCGGGCGCAGCGACGGGCCGAAGCCGCGGCTGGAGCTCATCCGGCGGCCGGCGTCGGACGGGCACCAGCGGTGGCGGCCGGCGTCCGCCTTGCGCTGA